The Stappia sp. genome window below encodes:
- a CDS encoding ATP-binding protein → MSDDGAPNDPQKPVPGDRGARWTLRERVIAQRWVLAVAVAIAALALQAGVASPAQAVAALAAIAVAALVGLRRRPLIARRLKRRSAVTPWPETGMKHLADAFPDACFLVDRRGVTRYANAAARARFGQVHPGDPISFRLRSPALLEALERVIAGEAARRIEWSEKGQTEQWLEAHIAPVASVGDGATDGGVRFILVTVQDQTDQRRLERMRADFVANASHELRTPLASLTGFVETLMGPAREDPVARDRFLAIMMQQGERMRRLIDDLLSLSRVELKAHVQPESVVDLKDLVRHTCDALKPVADEVGVAIALDLPEGACPVRGDRDEMIEVLENLIENSLKYGASGKRVEIGLRFADLDRPQAEPCPPGQWVLSVRDHGPGIAPEHLPRLTERFYRVDVVASREMKGTGLGLAIVKHILTRHRARLEIESTPGEGATFTVKIPALADGATPLQADIGDKKQELEVSHN, encoded by the coding sequence ATGAGTGACGACGGCGCGCCCAACGATCCTCAAAAGCCCGTGCCGGGCGACCGCGGCGCGCGCTGGACGCTGCGCGAGCGTGTGATCGCGCAGCGCTGGGTGCTGGCGGTGGCGGTCGCCATCGCCGCTCTGGCGCTTCAGGCCGGCGTGGCATCGCCCGCGCAGGCCGTCGCCGCGCTGGCCGCGATCGCGGTGGCGGCCCTCGTCGGCCTGCGCCGCCGGCCCTTGATCGCGCGCCGTCTCAAGCGGCGCTCCGCCGTGACGCCCTGGCCCGAGACGGGCATGAAACACCTGGCCGACGCCTTCCCCGACGCCTGCTTCCTGGTCGACCGGCGGGGGGTGACGCGCTACGCGAATGCCGCCGCCCGCGCCCGCTTCGGGCAGGTGCATCCCGGCGATCCGATCTCCTTTCGCCTGCGTTCGCCGGCGCTGCTGGAGGCGCTGGAACGGGTGATCGCCGGCGAGGCCGCCCGGCGGATTGAGTGGAGCGAGAAGGGTCAGACCGAACAGTGGCTTGAGGCGCATATCGCGCCGGTCGCCTCGGTCGGCGACGGGGCGACCGACGGCGGCGTGCGCTTCATCCTGGTCACGGTGCAGGACCAGACCGACCAGCGCCGGCTGGAGCGCATGCGCGCGGACTTCGTGGCCAACGCCAGTCACGAGCTGCGCACGCCGCTCGCCTCGCTGACCGGCTTCGTCGAGACCCTGATGGGGCCGGCGCGGGAGGACCCGGTGGCGCGCGACCGGTTCCTGGCCATCATGATGCAGCAGGGCGAACGCATGCGCCGGCTGATCGACGACCTTCTGTCGCTGTCGCGGGTCGAACTGAAGGCGCACGTCCAGCCCGAGAGCGTGGTCGATCTCAAGGACCTGGTGCGTCACACCTGCGACGCGCTCAAGCCGGTCGCCGACGAGGTCGGCGTCGCCATCGCGCTCGATCTTCCCGAGGGCGCGTGCCCGGTGCGCGGCGACCGCGACGAAATGATCGAGGTTCTGGAGAACCTGATCGAGAACAGCCTCAAGTACGGGGCGTCCGGCAAGCGCGTCGAGATCGGCCTGCGCTTCGCCGATCTCGACCGGCCACAGGCCGAACCCTGCCCGCCGGGCCAGTGGGTGCTGAGCGTGCGCGATCACGGCCCGGGCATTGCGCCGGAGCATCTGCCGCGTCTCACCGAACGCTTCTACCGGGTCGATGTGGTGGCCAGCCGCGAGATGAAGGGCACCGGGCTGGGGCTCGCCATCGTGAAACACATCCTCACCCGCCACCGGGCCCGTCTGGAGATCGAGAGCACGCCCGGCGAGGGGGCGACCTTCACTGTCAAAATACCGGCCCTCGCGGACGGTGCGACCCCGCTTCAGGCGGACATAGGCGATAAAAAACAAGAGCTTGAAGTGTCACATAACTGA
- a CDS encoding substrate-binding domain-containing protein yields MKALLSATALAVATTGFAGHAVARDQVQVAGSSTVLPYASIVAEAFGENTDFPTPVVESGGSSSGLKRFCEGVGENTIDVANASRKIRDREIAACAENGVTDIIEVRIGYDGIVFASQKDGPAFTAFEPADIFNALGAKVLKDGEIVDNPYTNWAEFNADLPDVEIAAFIPGTKHGTREVFEEKVLMEGCEATGAMKAMMDAGMSEDDAEDACIDVRTDGKSVDIDGDYTETLARIDANANGIGIFGLAFYENNTDKLKVATMGGVAPSTETISTGQYPVSRPLYFYVKKAHIGVIPGLKEYAQFFVADEIAGPNGPLAQYGLVADPELAATQAAVAAEETMK; encoded by the coding sequence ATCAAGGCTCTTCTCAGCGCGACCGCGCTTGCGGTTGCCACCACCGGTTTTGCCGGTCATGCCGTTGCGCGCGACCAGGTGCAGGTCGCCGGTTCGTCCACGGTTCTGCCCTATGCGTCGATCGTTGCCGAGGCGTTCGGCGAGAACACCGACTTCCCGACCCCGGTCGTGGAATCGGGCGGCTCCTCGTCCGGCCTGAAGCGCTTCTGCGAAGGCGTCGGCGAGAACACGATCGACGTCGCCAACGCCTCGCGCAAGATCCGTGACCGCGAGATCGCGGCCTGCGCCGAGAACGGCGTGACGGACATCATCGAAGTCCGCATCGGCTACGACGGCATCGTCTTCGCCTCCCAGAAGGACGGACCGGCCTTCACCGCGTTCGAGCCGGCCGACATCTTCAACGCCCTCGGCGCCAAGGTGCTGAAGGACGGCGAGATCGTCGACAACCCCTACACCAACTGGGCCGAGTTCAACGCCGACCTTCCGGACGTCGAAATCGCCGCCTTCATCCCGGGCACCAAGCACGGCACGCGTGAAGTGTTCGAGGAAAAGGTGCTGATGGAAGGCTGCGAAGCCACCGGCGCCATGAAGGCGATGATGGACGCCGGCATGTCCGAGGACGACGCCGAGGACGCCTGCATCGACGTGCGCACCGACGGCAAGTCGGTCGACATCGACGGCGACTACACCGAGACGCTGGCGCGCATCGACGCCAACGCCAACGGCATCGGCATCTTCGGCCTGGCGTTCTACGAGAACAACACCGACAAGCTGAAGGTCGCCACCATGGGCGGCGTCGCGCCGTCCACCGAGACGATCTCGACGGGTCAGTACCCGGTGTCGCGTCCGCTGTACTTCTACGTGAAGAAGGCGCACATCGGCGTGATCCCGGGCCTCAAGGAGTACGCGCAGTTCTTCGTCGCCGACGAGATCGCCGGCCCGAACGGCCCGCTCGCGCAGTACGGCCTGGTCGCCGATCCGGAGCTGGCCGCCACGCAGGCCGCCGTCGCCGCGGAAGAGACCATGAAGTAA